In the Nerophis ophidion isolate RoL-2023_Sa linkage group LG19, RoL_Noph_v1.0, whole genome shotgun sequence genome, one interval contains:
- the htr1fa gene encoding 5-hydroxytryptamine receptor 1F → MDFANCTEGVFATSSGGFETADTAKQPPKKILLSVTLSVLAVVTTFLNCLVITAIAVTRKLHHPANYLICSLAVTDLLVAVLVMPFSIVYIQKESWLMGQALCTLWLSVDITCCTCSILHLAAIAIDRYRAITDAVEYSRKRTGARAGAMVAVVWLLSILISLPPLLWRHYSGDADEKDQCIILHHHMAFTLYSTLGAFYIPLLLILILYYKIYRAAQTLYMRREASRASRQSCMTNGSMIPSSYPGEDKDRGPRSPELVSPRDKSFSDPSTEEPPRERARISVKKFHCKSRRHESRSESRRSQLSQGPRISGSRERKAASTLGLIIGAFVICWLPFFVKEVIVNTCGSCSTSVETADFLTWLGYLNSLINPLIYTIFNEDFKKAFQRLVRCSSYL, encoded by the coding sequence ATGGATTTTGCCAACTGCACCGAGGGCGTGTTCGCGACAAGCAGCGGCGGTTTCGAAACAGCGGATACCGCCAAGCAACCTCCCAAGAAGATCCTTCTCTCAGTCACGCTCTCCGTCCTGGCCGTGGTCACCACGTTCCTCAACTGCTTGGTGATCACCGCCATCGCCGTCACGCGCAAGCTGCATCACCCGGCCAACTACCTCATCTGCTCCTTGGCGGTGACGGACCTCCTGGTGGCCGTGCTGGTCATGCCTTTCAGCATCGTCTACATTCAGAAGGAAAGCTGGCTGATGGGCCAGGCACTGTGCACCCTCTGGTTGAGCGTGGACATCACATGCTGCACCTGCTCCATCCTCCACTTGGCCGCCATTGCCATCGACCGCTACCGGGCCATCACCGACGCAGTGGAGTACTCGCGCAAACGCACGGGGGCCCGAGCGGGGGCCATGGTGGCGGTGGTGTGGCTCTTGTCCATCCTCATCTCGCTTCCTCCTCTCCTGTGGCGTCACTACAGCGGTGATGCAGATGAGAAGGACCAGTGCATCATCCTGCACCATCACATGGCCTTCACCCTCTACTCCACCCTCGGGGCCTTCTACATCCCACTGCTGCTCATCCTCATCCTCTACTATAAGATCTACCGGGCGGCTCAAACTCTGTACATGCGCCGGGAGGCCAGCAGGGCGAGCCGCCAGTCCTGCATGACCAACGGCAGCATGATCCCGTCATCCTATCCCGGCGAAGATAAGGACAGAGGGCCTCGGAGCCCGGAGCTGGTCAGCCCGCGAGATAAATCTTTCTCCGACCCTTCCACCGAGGAGCCCCCACGCGAACGGGCACGTATTTCGGTGAAGAAGTTCCACTGCAAGTCTCGCCGGCACGAATCTCGCAGTGAGTCACGGCGGAGCCAGCTCTCCCAAGGACCGCGGATCTCGGGCTCGCGGGAACGCAAGGCCGCCTCCACGCTGGGCTTGATCATCGGCGCTTTTGTCATCTGCTGGTTGCCCTTTTTCGTCAAGGAGGTGATCGTCAACACGTGCGGCTCGTGCAGCACGTCGGTGGAGACGGCGGACTTCCTCACGTGGCTGGGCTACCTCAACTCGCTCATCAACCCGCTCATCTACACCATCTTTAACGAGGACTTCAAGAAGGCTTTCCAGAGACTTGTTCGATGCAGCAGTTACCTCTGA